A region of Streptomyces deccanensis DNA encodes the following proteins:
- a CDS encoding glycosyltransferase family A protein: MEHAAGDYIAFLDDDDLFLPGHLAAGCEALEHGDADFAYTGAIVSNRRLTKPESGEIKAMQAWGHIPQAKVTTEGHRGHAVDAPRIHSKCTLHVHPLKLSQRTFSDSPLPAPFASRHQG; the protein is encoded by the coding sequence CTGGAGCACGCCGCCGGGGACTACATTGCCTTCCTCGACGATGACGACCTGTTCCTGCCGGGCCATCTCGCGGCGGGCTGCGAGGCGCTGGAGCACGGCGACGCCGACTTCGCCTATACAGGCGCCATCGTCTCTAACCGACGGCTGACCAAGCCAGAATCCGGGGAGATCAAAGCCATGCAGGCTTGGGGGCATATCCCCCAGGCCAAGGTGACGACTGAAGGGCATCGAGGCCACGCTGTCGACGCACCACGCATACACAGCAAGTGCACCCTGCACGTTCACCCATTGAAACTGTCGCAGCGAACTTTTTCCGACAGCCCTTTGCCCGCTCCGTTCGCATCCAGGCACCAGGGATAG
- the dhaM gene encoding dihydroxyacetone kinase phosphoryl donor subunit DhaM, producing the protein MSEEKRVGIVLVSHSAAVADSVAELARGLAGAGASVPVAPAGGTEDGGLGTSAELISAAAASVDRGAGVAVLTDLGSAVLTVKALLAEGDELPADTRLVDAPFVEGAVAAVVTASTGADLTAVAAAASEAYSYRKE; encoded by the coding sequence ATGTCTGAGGAGAAGCGGGTGGGCATCGTGCTGGTGTCGCACAGCGCCGCCGTCGCCGACTCGGTGGCCGAGCTGGCGCGGGGGCTCGCCGGGGCGGGCGCCTCCGTTCCCGTCGCCCCGGCCGGCGGCACCGAGGACGGCGGCCTGGGCACCAGCGCCGAACTGATCTCGGCGGCGGCCGCCTCCGTCGACCGGGGCGCCGGGGTCGCGGTCCTGACCGACCTCGGCAGCGCGGTGCTCACCGTGAAGGCGCTCCTCGCCGAGGGCGACGAACTCCCGGCCGACACGCGGCTGGTGGACGCCCCGTTCGTGGAGGGCGCCGTCGCGGCGGTCGTCACGGCCTCGACGGGCGCGGACCTCACGGCGGTGGCGGCCGCGGCGTCGGAGGCGTACTCGTACCGGAAGGAGTGA
- the dhaL gene encoding dihydroxyacetone kinase subunit DhaL, translating to MLDADFFRRWMTATAASVEREAERLTALDSPIGDADHGSNLRRGFAAVTAVLEKEAPDTPGAVLVLAGRQLISTVGGASGPLYGTLLRRTGKALGDAAEVSEAQLGDALRAGVDAVMTLGGAAPGDKTMIDALVPAVDALAESFAAARVAAEEGASATTPLQARKGRASYLGERSIGHQDPGATSAALLIAALAATADPEAADV from the coding sequence GTGCTCGACGCCGATTTCTTCCGTCGCTGGATGACGGCCACCGCGGCCTCGGTGGAGCGCGAGGCCGAGCGGCTCACGGCGCTCGACTCACCGATCGGGGACGCCGACCACGGCAGCAATCTGCGCCGCGGGTTCGCCGCCGTGACGGCCGTGCTGGAGAAGGAGGCGCCGGACACGCCCGGCGCCGTCCTCGTGCTCGCCGGACGGCAGCTGATCTCGACCGTCGGCGGCGCGTCCGGCCCGTTGTACGGCACCCTGCTGCGCCGGACCGGCAAGGCGCTCGGCGACGCCGCCGAGGTGAGCGAGGCCCAGCTCGGGGACGCGCTGCGCGCCGGGGTCGACGCGGTCATGACGCTGGGCGGGGCTGCCCCGGGGGACAAGACCATGATCGACGCGCTGGTCCCGGCGGTCGACGCGCTCGCCGAGTCCTTCGCCGCGGCGCGGGTCGCGGCCGAGGAGGGGGCCTCGGCGACCACACCGTTGCAGGCCCGCAAGGGCAGGGCCAGCTATCTGGGCGAGCGGAGCATCGGCCACCAGGATCCCGGTGCCACCTCCGCAGCGCTGCTGATCGCCGCCCTCGCCGCCACCGCCGACCCGGAGGCCGCCGATGTCTGA
- a CDS encoding NADPH-dependent 2,4-dienoyl-CoA reductase, with protein sequence MSRYPHLLSPLDLGFTTLPNRVLMGSMHVGLEEAERGFERMAEFYAARARGGVGLIVTGGIAPNEAGRPYEGGAKLTTDAEADKHREITDAVHREGGRIAMQILHFGRYAYHRDLVAPSALQAPISPFVPHALTDAEVEQTVDDYANAARLARRAGYDGVEIMGSEGYLINEFIAAGTNHRDDRWGGSYENRTRFPVEIVRRVREAVGEDFIVVYRLSMLDLVPGGSTLDEVVTLAKAVEAAGATIINTGIGWHEARIPTIATSVPRGAYTWVTKKLMGAVSVPLVTTNRINTPELAEELLADGHADMVSMARPMLADPDFVNKAREGRSDAINTCIGCNQACLDHTFSGKITSCLVNPRACHETELVLSPTRRRKRVAVVGAGPAGLACAVSAAERGHEVTLFDAASEIGGQLNVARKVPGKQEFDETLRYFRTQLDAHGVDVRLNTRVTADDLTATAYDEIVVATGVTPRTPELPGVDHPKVLGYLDVLRDGAPVGDRVAILGAGGIGFDVAEFLTDGGEKTSEDPAAYFRQWGVDMDYRAPGGLAAPERPVPPRSVHLLQRKTTKVGAGLGKTTGWIHRTELKHRGVTMVPGVQYDLIDDAGLHVTVDGVRQLLEVDTVVLCTGQDPRRDLYDDLVAAGRSAHLVGGADVAAELDAKRAIKQGTEVAAAL encoded by the coding sequence ATGAGCCGTTACCCGCACCTGCTGAGCCCGCTCGACCTGGGCTTCACCACACTCCCGAACCGCGTCCTCATGGGCTCCATGCACGTGGGCCTGGAGGAGGCCGAGCGCGGTTTCGAGCGCATGGCGGAGTTCTACGCGGCCCGGGCACGCGGGGGAGTGGGCCTCATCGTCACCGGCGGCATCGCACCCAACGAGGCGGGACGGCCGTACGAGGGCGGCGCCAAGCTGACCACCGACGCCGAGGCCGACAAGCACCGCGAGATCACCGACGCCGTGCACCGCGAGGGCGGCCGGATCGCGATGCAGATCCTGCACTTCGGCCGGTACGCCTACCACCGCGACCTCGTCGCGCCGAGCGCTCTCCAGGCCCCCATCAGCCCGTTCGTCCCGCACGCGCTCACCGACGCCGAGGTCGAGCAGACCGTCGACGACTACGCGAACGCGGCCCGCCTCGCCCGCCGGGCCGGATACGACGGCGTCGAGATCATGGGCTCCGAGGGCTACCTGATCAACGAGTTCATCGCCGCCGGGACCAACCACCGCGACGACCGCTGGGGCGGCTCGTACGAGAACCGCACGCGCTTCCCCGTCGAGATCGTGCGCCGGGTGCGCGAGGCGGTCGGCGAGGACTTCATCGTCGTCTACCGGCTCTCCATGCTCGACCTCGTGCCCGGCGGCTCCACCCTCGACGAGGTGGTCACGCTGGCGAAGGCCGTCGAGGCGGCCGGGGCGACCATCATCAACACCGGCATCGGCTGGCACGAGGCCCGGATCCCCACCATCGCGACCTCCGTGCCGCGCGGCGCGTACACCTGGGTGACGAAGAAGCTGATGGGCGCGGTCTCCGTCCCGCTCGTCACCACCAACCGCATCAACACCCCGGAGCTGGCCGAGGAGTTGCTCGCCGACGGCCACGCCGACATGGTGTCGATGGCCCGCCCGATGCTCGCCGACCCGGACTTCGTCAACAAGGCGCGCGAGGGCCGCTCCGACGCCATCAACACCTGCATCGGCTGCAACCAGGCCTGCCTGGACCACACCTTCAGCGGCAAGATCACCTCCTGCCTGGTCAATCCGCGCGCCTGCCACGAGACGGAACTCGTGCTCTCCCCGACCCGGCGGCGCAAGCGCGTCGCGGTCGTCGGCGCGGGCCCTGCCGGGCTCGCCTGTGCCGTGAGCGCGGCCGAACGCGGCCACGAGGTCACGCTGTTCGACGCGGCGAGCGAGATCGGCGGCCAGCTGAACGTCGCCCGCAAGGTCCCCGGCAAGCAGGAGTTCGACGAGACGCTGCGCTACTTCCGCACGCAACTCGACGCGCACGGCGTCGACGTGCGCCTGAACACCCGGGTCACGGCCGACGACCTCACGGCGACGGCGTACGACGAGATCGTGGTCGCCACCGGTGTCACCCCCCGCACTCCCGAACTCCCCGGCGTCGACCACCCCAAGGTCCTCGGCTACCTGGACGTGCTGCGGGACGGCGCCCCCGTCGGCGACCGCGTCGCGATCCTCGGCGCCGGCGGCATCGGCTTCGACGTCGCCGAGTTCCTGACCGACGGCGGCGAGAAGACGAGCGAGGACCCGGCCGCGTACTTCCGGCAGTGGGGCGTCGACATGGACTACCGCGCCCCCGGCGGCCTCGCCGCCCCCGAGCGGCCCGTCCCGCCGCGCTCGGTCCACCTCCTGCAGCGCAAGACCACCAAGGTCGGCGCCGGACTGGGCAAGACCACCGGCTGGATCCACCGCACCGAACTCAAGCACCGGGGCGTCACCATGGTCCCCGGCGTCCAGTACGACCTGATCGACGACGCCGGGCTGCATGTCACCGTCGACGGCGTCCGCCAGCTGCTGGAGGTCGACACCGTCGTCCTCTGCACCGGTCAGGACCCGCGCCGTGACCTCTACGACGACCTCGTCGCCGCCGGGCGCTCCGCGCACCTCGTCGGGGGCGCCGACGTGGCGGCCGAACTGGACGCCAAGCGGGCGATCAAGCAGGGCACGGAGGTCGCGGCGGCGCTGTAG
- a CDS encoding PadR family transcriptional regulator: protein MSLPHAILTALLEKPSSGLELTRRFDRSIGYFWSATHQQIYRELGKLEGEGYIRALPSERPARGQKKSYEVLPAGREELARWTSAPQDPKPWRDALFVRLRAAAVVGTAGLEDELRRHLALHRRKLAEYQKIEQRDFGPGRDTAQDRLQHLILRAGIDLQTFWTQWLTGALEEFETLPGDTGGGADGSAEQESAGAE from the coding sequence ATGTCACTCCCGCACGCGATCCTCACCGCCCTGCTCGAGAAGCCCTCGTCGGGCCTGGAGCTGACCCGGCGGTTCGACAGGTCGATCGGCTACTTCTGGTCGGCGACGCACCAGCAGATCTATCGCGAGCTCGGGAAACTGGAGGGCGAGGGCTACATCCGGGCCCTGCCCTCCGAACGGCCCGCCCGGGGCCAGAAGAAGAGCTACGAGGTACTGCCGGCCGGCCGCGAGGAACTGGCCCGCTGGACCTCCGCACCCCAGGACCCCAAGCCGTGGCGCGACGCGCTCTTCGTCCGGCTGCGAGCCGCAGCCGTGGTCGGCACGGCGGGTCTCGAGGACGAACTGCGGCGCCATCTCGCGCTGCACCGGCGGAAGTTGGCGGAGTACCAGAAGATCGAGCAGCGGGACTTCGGGCCGGGCCGCGACACCGCCCAGGACCGGCTCCAGCATCTGATCCTGCGGGCGGGGATCGACCTGCAGACCTTCTGGACCCAGTGGCTGACGGGCGCCCTGGAGGAGTTCGAGACGCTGCCGGGGGACACCGGCGGCGGCGCGGACGGGAGCGCCGAGCAGGAGAGCGCCGGCGCGGAGTAG
- a CDS encoding fibronectin type III domain-containing protein — protein MPALCCSLLLTAGCATEERPGSRPPPAPPGVTADAGSATSVHVMWNRAPGDTEIAGYEVYRGRDMVKDVPGDEHMVDVTRLRPSTTYVFTVRARGASGDLGPPSAEVRVTTPAAGTADRRAPSRPGRLEGKVLGSRAVQLSWEPSTDDRDVVSYDILQGGSKIHGVGGEQTAAVVTGLRPGTRYSFTVRSRDAADNLSPVSAPVRLTTAPGADDGRATAPTGLRATARRDDQAYSVELSWLPPPVDGVVTEYEIQLDGRTATTLVWGGTPPRGRATYRFHVGRETGVTYRVRIRAKLPDGTWGGFSAERTVTTDG, from the coding sequence ATGCCGGCCCTCTGCTGCTCGCTGCTCCTCACCGCCGGCTGCGCGACCGAGGAGCGCCCCGGCAGTCGCCCGCCGCCCGCACCACCCGGCGTGACCGCCGACGCGGGCAGCGCCACCAGCGTGCACGTCATGTGGAACCGGGCGCCCGGGGACACGGAGATCGCCGGGTACGAGGTGTACCGGGGCCGTGACATGGTGAAGGACGTGCCGGGCGACGAGCACATGGTGGACGTCACCCGGCTCCGGCCCTCCACCACGTACGTGTTCACCGTGCGGGCCCGCGGCGCCTCCGGGGACCTCGGGCCGCCGAGTGCGGAGGTCCGGGTCACGACACCCGCCGCCGGGACGGCGGACCGACGGGCCCCGAGCCGGCCCGGGCGCCTCGAAGGGAAGGTGCTCGGGAGCAGGGCGGTGCAGCTGTCCTGGGAGCCGTCGACGGACGACCGGGACGTGGTGTCGTACGACATCCTGCAGGGCGGCTCGAAGATCCACGGTGTGGGCGGGGAGCAGACGGCGGCCGTGGTCACGGGGTTGCGGCCCGGCACCCGCTACTCCTTCACCGTGCGGTCACGCGACGCGGCGGACAACCTCTCGCCCGTGAGCGCGCCGGTACGGCTCACCACCGCTCCGGGCGCGGACGACGGGCGGGCCACCGCGCCCACCGGATTGCGCGCGACTGCGCGCCGGGACGACCAGGCGTACTCCGTGGAGCTGTCCTGGCTGCCGCCGCCCGTCGACGGGGTGGTCACGGAGTACGAGATCCAGCTCGACGGGCGGACGGCGACCACCCTCGTCTGGGGCGGGACCCCGCCCCGGGGCCGGGCCACGTACCGCTTCCACGTGGGCCGGGAGACCGGGGTGACGTACCGCGTGCGGATCCGGGCGAAGCTGCCGGACGGGACGTGGGGCGGGTTCTCGGCGGAGCGGACGGTCACCACCGACGGGTGA
- a CDS encoding glycoside hydrolase family 75 protein: protein MRVRSLTLAAVGAALLAPVALPALAHQQHPARYEGGVTAAELLARARGCVRVSEGLYSSDAGKPAVIPVCGVDGAVHWKADMDIDCDGRPSPRCNRETDPWFQPATSFLQSDGRHLRSESLPFVVVPAPSRVWDYRVHGIKGGSVAAVVHGDRVEYAVVGDTGPQNIIGEASYATAEALGIRPDPRTGGTASGVTYIVFEDSEVTPIEDHEAAVELGEELARKWVEGSVPRRAATMRGGTTN from the coding sequence GTGCGTGTCCGCTCGTTGACGCTGGCCGCCGTCGGCGCCGCCCTGCTGGCCCCCGTCGCCCTGCCCGCCCTGGCCCATCAGCAGCACCCGGCGCGGTACGAGGGCGGTGTGACCGCCGCCGAGCTGCTGGCCAGGGCGCGCGGCTGTGTCCGGGTCTCCGAGGGGCTCTACAGCAGCGACGCGGGGAAGCCCGCCGTGATCCCGGTCTGCGGGGTCGACGGCGCGGTGCACTGGAAGGCCGACATGGACATCGACTGCGACGGCCGGCCGAGTCCGCGCTGCAACCGTGAGACCGATCCGTGGTTCCAGCCCGCCACGTCCTTCCTGCAGTCCGACGGACGCCACCTCCGCTCCGAGAGCCTGCCGTTCGTCGTCGTCCCCGCGCCGAGCCGCGTCTGGGACTACCGGGTCCACGGCATCAAGGGCGGTTCCGTCGCCGCCGTCGTCCACGGGGACCGGGTCGAGTACGCCGTCGTGGGCGACACCGGTCCGCAGAACATCATCGGCGAGGCCTCCTACGCCACCGCCGAGGCGCTCGGCATCCGCCCCGACCCGCGCACCGGCGGCACCGCGTCCGGGGTCACCTACATCGTCTTCGAGGACTCCGAGGTGACCCCGATCGAGGACCACGAAGCGGCGGTCGAACTGGGCGAGGAGCTGGCCCGGAAGTGGGTGGAGGGTTCGGTGCCGCGCCGAGCGGCGACGATGCGCGGCGGAACGACGAACTGA
- the dhaK gene encoding dihydroxyacetone kinase subunit DhaK: MKMLINVAESVVADALRGMAAAHPELTVDVENRVVVRRDAPVAGKVGLVSGGGSGHEPLHGGFVGPGMLSAACPGEVFTSPVPDQMVRAAAAVDSGAGVLFIVKNYTGDVLNFDMAAELAEDEGIQIAKVLVDDDVAVTDSLYTAGRRGTGATLFVEKIAGAAAEEGQPLEQVEALARQVNEHSRSFGVALSACTTPAKGSPTFDLPAGELELGVGIHGEPGRERRAMMTSREIADFSVNAILDDMSPRNPVLLLVNGMGATPLLELYGFNAEVQRVLTERGVAVARTLVGNYVTSLDMAGASVTLCQVDEELLRLYDAPVRTPGLRWGV, encoded by the coding sequence ATGAAGATGCTGATCAACGTGGCCGAGAGCGTGGTCGCCGACGCGTTGCGGGGCATGGCTGCCGCGCATCCCGAGCTGACCGTGGACGTGGAGAACCGGGTGGTGGTGCGGCGGGACGCGCCGGTGGCCGGGAAGGTCGGGCTGGTCTCCGGGGGCGGATCGGGGCACGAGCCGTTGCACGGCGGGTTCGTGGGGCCCGGGATGCTGTCGGCGGCCTGTCCCGGGGAGGTGTTCACGTCGCCCGTGCCGGACCAGATGGTGCGGGCGGCGGCAGCCGTGGACAGCGGCGCCGGGGTGCTGTTCATCGTGAAGAACTACACCGGTGACGTGCTGAACTTCGACATGGCCGCCGAGCTCGCCGAGGACGAGGGCATCCAGATCGCCAAGGTGCTCGTCGACGACGACGTCGCCGTCACCGACAGCCTCTACACCGCCGGGCGGCGCGGCACGGGCGCGACGCTGTTCGTGGAGAAGATCGCGGGGGCCGCCGCCGAGGAGGGGCAGCCGCTGGAGCAGGTCGAGGCACTGGCCCGGCAGGTCAATGAGCACTCCCGCAGCTTCGGGGTGGCGCTGAGCGCCTGCACCACCCCTGCCAAGGGCAGCCCCACCTTCGATCTCCCCGCCGGGGAGCTGGAGTTGGGCGTCGGCATCCATGGTGAGCCGGGTCGTGAGCGGCGCGCCATGATGACCTCGCGGGAGATCGCCGACTTCTCGGTGAACGCCATCCTGGACGACATGAGCCCCCGCAACCCGGTGCTGCTGCTCGTCAACGGCATGGGCGCCACGCCCCTGCTGGAGCTGTACGGCTTCAACGCGGAGGTGCAGCGGGTGCTCACCGAGCGCGGGGTCGCCGTGGCCCGCACCCTCGTCGGCAACTACGTCACCTCGCTCGACATGGCCGGCGCGTCGGTGACGCTGTGCCAGGTCGACGAGGAGCTGCTGCGGCTGTACGACGCGCCGGTGCGGACGCCGGGGCTGCGCTGGGGTGTGTGA